The Aphanothece sacrum FPU1 nucleotide sequence TTATCAATTATTCATTATTAATTATCCATTCAGAACTTCTTTCTCCTAAGTCTAAAGGAATACTAACAACTTTACCTAAACGGGGACGTTCTTTCGTCATATCCACATAAGTTTTAACCTGTTCTATGGTTCCCCAAGTAGTGAGATAATTAGCAATAGCATTAAGATGTTCATAATATTCTTGTTCAGACAGAGGAAAAGAAGCTTGTTCGAGATATTTCCACATCACTTGACAATAAACTTTACCCTTAACTTGTCGAAGTTGGATATCATAAGATCGTCCCCATTTACTCAATAATAATTCGTGTAATTCTTGTCCGGTCATTTTTTTTGTTTCCAAATTTTGAACATTAACCCTAAACAAGTCAAAATATAACCCGATGTGAGTAACCCATTAAAATATAATAATCTTAAGGTTAATATTTCCGAACTTTGTAACGAACCTAACCATAATAAACTATAGGCAATGGCCCAAATAATAGTTAAACGAACTGATAAACGACTGAGAGATAATTTTTCTGAACTATCTGGACGAATATATAATGTCCATAAAGATGGTATCCATCCCACCATAGGAATTAAATAAATAATTAATTGAATTTTTTCTAACTTTCTTTCCTTAAACCGATCATCATTATCCATAATTATTAAAAGACAATAAAAAACCCTTAAATTATCATTTATGTAGGTAAAAGATGAAAACAGTCTCTAAAAATAATCTCAGTGCTATTATTTTAGCAGGAGGACAAAGTTCTCGTATGGGACGAGATAAAGCATTAATTCCCATCCAAGGAATACCGATGTTAAAACGTCTTGCTATCTTGGCTCAAGAATACACTACTGATGTTTATATTATTACCTCTTGGCCCGAACGTTATCAGTCTATCATTCCCCCAGACTGTCATCTAATACAAGAAATTTGTCCCTCTCGAAAAACTCAAGGCCCTTTAACAGCTTTTAGTCAAGCATTAACCCATATTAAAACACCTTGGATCTGGTTACTTGCTTGTGACTTACCTAACTTAACCTCCCCTGAAATCCTACCCTGGTTAACCTATTTAGAAACAGTTTCAGAAGACGCGATCGCACTTTTACCTCGTCACCCCAAAGGATGGGAACCCTTATGTGGGTTTTATCGCTATTGTTGTCTAGACTCCCTGCAACACTTTATTGATACAGGGGGACGATCATTTCAAAGCTGGTTACGACAACAGACAGTTGCAGAACTTCCTATGCGCGATCGTCAAGTTTTACTCAATTGTAATACTCCTCAAGAGTGGGAGAGCAATTTTCGTAGGTTGGGTTGAACCAGAGTGAAACCCAACACAGGTAAGAGAATAATCAGAGTTCGTGACTTCTATACATTGGTTTTGTTGGGTTGAGGAACGAAACCCAACCTACGTTTTGAAAGGGTGGATCACAAATATAAAATATACTTTCAGTTTTTAAAAACTTAATCAGGGTTTGCGATCGCAATTTTCGTAGGTTGGGTTTCACTATCGTTCAACCCAACACAGGGTTTTTGTTTTTCAGACATTTATGTCAAATTTATCCGGTATTCATAGACAAGAAGATTTTTTTGTCAAGAGCATTTGACATTATTTAACATATCGGTTACAATTAGTTACAATACAAAGAAGCAGTAAACAAATTCTTAATTGCCAAGAAAGGTGTTTGCAAAGTAAAATCGTGTGATTTCGGTATCTCCCATTAAATGATATTGAGTTCTCCTAGATAACCTCGGTGGCGTGCCGGGGTTTTTTATTGATAATGGCCTAAAAATTCTTCTAACTTGCTTGACGTAACTGGTTTAAAACCCTTTAAAATAAGTAAGGAAGCTTAATCAAAACTCGAAAAAGGTAGCAAGTATATGACACCATCTTTAGCCAATTTCTTATGGAGTCTGGTTTGGGGAACTGTAATTGTAGTTATTCCCGTTGTTGTGGGTTTGGTTTTCATTAGCCAAAACGATAAAATCAAACGTAATTTCTAAATTGTCTCCCCACCTAATCTCACGAAAGGGTGGGGATTTAAAACAGTGAACGCCTGAACGCCTGAACAGTTACCAATGATAAACACATCATTCTTTATTTAGATGCCTTGCCCTGATTCTTTACTGATAACTGTTAACTGTTAAAGGTAGGCATGGGTAAGTTAATATTTGTTATTTTATACAAAAGACATCTGTGGTCAAAACTCGCTACCATAGAAAAGAGAACGGAGAGCGATAATGGTAAACTTTGGGCTGAACTCGGCCAGTATCCTTGGTATTTTTCTAGCGGTTGCGGGAGCGGGCTTATATTTCTTGCGCTCTGTACGCCCCGAATTATCGAGGGATCACGATATTTTTTTTGCGGCCGTCGGCTTATTATGCGGCTTGATTTTGCTGTTTCAGGGATGGCGACTTGATCCAATTTTACAATTTGGGCAGTTTCTTTTAACAGGGGCCGCCATCTTTTTTGCGGTGGAAACCATTAAACTACGAGGGGCCACCACAGAACAAGCACGTCGTAATTCTCCTATTGTGGATAATGAACGTCGGGTTAGTAAAACGCGAGTCTATACCGAGGCCGAACTCGATCAAATCGAACCCTATGAGGAAGAACAAGAGGAAGGTTATCGCAATAATCGTCGCTTAAGAGGCTATGAAGAACCTCGTAGTCCTCGTAGGTCTAATTATTCTCAAGAAGAACCAAGAACCTCTAAAACGCGCCGTCCTGCTGATTCTTATGGCGATACTGAACCCCCTCGTAAGCGGCCTTCTCGTCCGGGTTCTTCAAAACCTGAATCTTACGATGCTTGGGAGGAATCTTCGGATATGTGGGAAGAAAGACCAAAAACCCCTCGTCCTCGTCGTCCTCGTCCAGACAGTCAGCCCCCAGAAACCTCTCAAAGACCTCCTCGTAAGCGTCCTAGTCGTCCCTCTGGCGATCAAGAACGTTATCCGACTCGCAGTTCCCAGAGTACACCTACAGATTACGTCGATTATCAACCTATCGATCCACCTATGGCCGATCAGGGAACTATACCCCCATCAGATGAGGATTTAAGAGGCGATCGCCCTGATGATAATAATCCCAATCGTTTCGATTATTAACGGTATTGAAGGTGAGGGTAGGAGATTCTCGATGGTTACGGATAGGGATAGTAGGGACTCTGATAAGCTTATTATCTGCTTGTGAGAGTTTCAACCGTCCTCAAGCTCCTGCTGCCCTTAACAGTCGTTATAATGATGAACAGCCTACTTTAAGTGGGGATGGTCGCTGGTTGGCCCTGGTATCAAATCGCAATAATAATAGTCATATTTTACTATACGATTTACGGGGTAAACTTTTTGTTAATTTGCCGGGCCTCAACCAAAGTGATGTCATTGTGGAAAATCCTAGTTTGAGTCGGACGGGTCGTTATTTGGTGTATATTTCTAGTATTCAGGGACGGCCTGATATCGCTTTGTATGATCGGGCTACCCAAAGGGCCGAATTATTAACATTAGGATATCGTAGTTGGGTGAGAAATCCCCAAATTAGTCCCGATGGACGCTATGTTGTCTTTGAAACAGCAAAACGAGGACAATGGGACATCGAGGTGTTAGATAGAGGGCCTTTAATAGAGTTAGATATTCCTGATGGTACTCCAGTAAATCCTTAAACAGTGAAGCGTTTTGTCTTAATTTTTCTGGCGGTTTTGAGCAGTTTTATCGGAGGTTGTACGGGTTATCCTCGCCTCTTGAATTTTCCTTTAGATGGAGGAGGAAGAAGTTTAAATAGTCGTGCGTCTGAGTTGACTCCTCAAGTGAGTTCTCTTTATATTGTATTTGTATCTGATCGTAATGGTTCTCAAGATGTTTATTTATTTGATGCACAAAAACGGGTATTAATTGATTTACCGGGGTTAAATTCTCTTGATGAGGTGGCCTCTCATCCTTCTATTTCTGAGGATGGCCGCTACATTGTTTTTGCTAGTAGTCGTCAAGGAAGATCTAATATTTATCTATATGATCGTCAAACCCAACAAAAACGCAATTTAACGGAGAATTTAGCCGCAGAAGTGCGTAATCCGACAATTAATGCCCAAGGGACGCAAATCGCCTTTGAGGTGGCAAAAAATGGTCAATGGGACATCTTATTATACGATCTTTCGGGAAATGCGATTCCATAGTTTTGACAGAAGGTAGGAGACAAAAGGTCTCAACTTAGTCCAAAATGCCGACAGGCTAAAGCCTGTGGCTATACCAACAAAGTCCGACGAGCGCAGACTTTACTGTAACATTAGCCTGTGTAGACAGGCTTTGTACAGTTAACCCCACCCTTGGCAGGGTGTGGGTGGGATAGTGAGAAAGGTTGCACCCCGTCAAGTTTCGCCTTAAGTTGACACCAATGACGGCCGTTGACCCTTACAAGGTTCAAATGATTGAGATTGTCTTAACATTTGCTTTGACTATAAACTAGAAAAAGGAAGATTGAAAGGCAATAACAGATGAGAAATTTAAGATATTATGGCAGTCTGGGATTATTATTAATTGCGGGATTGTTGGGTAATTATTTTAAATTACCGCTTTTTTTCAATATTGATTTTCTTTTTGGTAGCATTGCGACTTTGATGGTGGTTAAGGGTTATGGAATTTTTTGGGGAACTCTTGCTGCATTGATAAGTAGTTCTATTACCTATTTTTTGTGGGATCATCCCTATGGGATCATTCTTTTTACAGTTGAGGCCATATTTGTTGGTATTTTATTACGTCGCTATCATAATTTAGTGTTATTAGATGGCATTTATTGGTTATTTATTGGTATCCCTTTAGTAGCATTGTTTTATGGCCAATTTTTGTCTATTCCTTTAACAGGAACTGGGTTAATTGTTTTCAAACAATCAGTTAATAGCATTTTTAATGCCTTAATTGCTAATTTAATTATGACCTATTTTCCTTTTTATAAAATTATTAGTTATCAAAAATTTAATAATTATTTATCATTTCAACAGACGATTTTTAATCTTTTACTAACATTTGTTATGTTTCCCGCTTTGATATTGACAGTTATTCAAGGAAACCAAATTATGGACTCCACTGAAAACGAAATCAAAAATGAATTACAAACAGCTATCATCCACTTGAAACAAGATATAATGCAAACATGGTATCAAACTCATTTACAAGGTCTTAAGTCTTTAGAACCCATAACCAGAGAATTTTTAAAAGATAACACAGTAGATATTAATAATGAAATTAAACTTATTCAACAAGCTTTTCCCTCTTTTTTTCGAGTTTATATTGCCAATAAAGAAAGTATTATTCTGGCGGCTGCTCCTCCAGTTAATGAAGTAGGAAAATATTTAATAGGATTAAAAATTAACTTTGACGAGCCATCAAATACCCAAAATGTAAAGAATTATCTGTCCCCAAAAATTACTGAGATACATATTAATGAATCAAATCTATCTCATCTTGATCTTATTATTCCTCTTCTTAATACTAAGGACAAACAGTTATTAGGACTGATTCACGGTTCAGTTAATTTAAAAAAACTATCTCAAATCATTAATATTAATTTAACCAAACATTCTATAGAAACTATTTTATTAGATAAAAATAATCGGATTATTACTTCAAATCAAAAACAATTCAAAAATCAAAAAATATTTAATTGGCGACAAAATGGAGAGATTAAGGACTATGGAGATGAAATCTTTCAATGGTTTAATATTGCCCCACAAAGCCCTTTTATCAAACGTTGGCGTAATTCTTTTTATGTTAAAGAAGTATCTTTAGAACCTACATTACCATGGAAGTTAGTCCTTCGTATTTCTACACTTCCTTACTTAGAGAATTTAGAATTTCTCTATATTAAAAATTTGTCTATCATGTTAATTATTGCCCTATTGGGGTTATTTATGTCTGTGGCAGTCAGTCGTTTTGTAGTATCTCCTATTTTAGACTTAGCTCAAGTGACGAGTAATTTACCTCAAAAGATTCTTGATGAGTCTCAAACAGATAATTTTCTTGATACTCATATACAAGAATTATCCTTATTATCTAATAATTTTGAGTTAATGACAATCGCTCTTAAAAGACAATTTAGGGAAATTCAAAAAGCCAAACAAAGTTTAGAAAAAAGAGTTGAAAAAAGAACAAAAGAATTATCAATACTTAACCAAAATTTATCTCAAGAAATTATTGAGAAACAACAGATAGAACAGTATTTGAGAGATAATGAAACTCGTTATGATTTAGCTATTTCTGGAACGAATTATGGGATTTGGGATTGGGATTTGGCTACTAATTATGTATATTATTCGCCCGTTTGGATGAAAATTTTAGGCTATGAAACTGAGCCTTTACCCTATTTATTTACTACTTGGTCAGAAAAAGTCCATCCTGATGATTTTGAGGGAGTAATTAAGAATATTCAAGAACATTTAGCTGGAAAAACCGAACTTTATGAAAATTTTCATCGTCTAAAACATCGAGATGGCTATTATATTTGGGTAGAAGCTAAAGGAAAATGTCTCAGAAATGAACAGGGTATTGCCACTAGGTTAGTGGGAACTATTACTGATATTACCCAGAAAAAACAAGCAGAAGAAGACTTAAAAGCAGCTAAAGAGGCAGCAGAAATTGCTAATATTACTAAGAGTGAATTTTTAGCAAATATGAGTCATGAAATTCGTACCCCAATGAATGCTATTTTGGGATTTTCTGCTCTTTTACAAGGGATAATCACTGAAACTAGACCCCGTTCTTATCTTGATTCTATTGTGTCTAGTGGCAAAATGTTACTTGCTTTAATTAACGATATTCTAGATCTATCTAAACTAGATTCCGAAAAGTTAAAATTGAATTATGAACCGATAGCTTTACGACAAATAATAGAAGAAATTCAAAAAATATTCTCAGAAGAAGCAAAACAAAAAAATATAACTTTGTCTGTTATTATTGAGAATAATGTACCTTCTGTTATCTTATTTGATGAACTAAGACTGAGGCAAATTCTATTTAATCTTGTTGGTAATGCTTTAAAATTTACGGAACAAGGCTATATTAAAATTGAGATCAACAGTCAATTATATCTCCCGTTAGAAGATATTTCTCCTGAATTTTGTACTGTAACTATTGCCATAGAAGATACGGGTATTGGTATTGCTTCAGAACAACAAGAAAGGATTTTTGATGTGTTTACTCAAAGTGATGGACAAAGTACTCGAAAATATGGAGGAACCGGACTAGGATTAAGTATTACAAGGCGATTAACGGAAATATTAGGAGGACAAATTAAATTAGAAAGTAAATTAGGGAAAGGTAGTAAATTTACCTTAATTTTCCCTCAAGTTAGAATTGCTAATATAACTGAAGTTTCTCTTGATCATAAAATCACAAATATCGATTTTAATCTACTACATCAATCTAAAATTTTAGTAGTAGATGATATTTTATCTAACAGGGAGTTAATGCAAGGATATTTTACAAAAACTCATCATCAAATTTTACTAGCAAAAGATGGATATGAAGCCATTGAACAAGCTAAAAAATACCATCCTGACTTGATTATTATGGATTTGAAAATGCCTAATCTTGATGGAATTCAAGCAATTAAACGCCTCAAAAAAGATATAGAAACTCAGGAAATTCCTATTATTATGCTAACTGCTTGTTCTGAAGAAACTGATCAACCATATTTAACCTCTCTGTGTCAAAGTTTTCTCAGAAAACCCATCACTACTCAGCAATTATTCTCAGAATTAACAAAAATCTTACCTTATGATCCGCCTCAATTAGATATTGTAGTTCAAGATCCCGAAATTGAAGAGTCTTTCTCTGAATTATCTCCCACTGATCCCGAATTATTAGAAAAGCTGCTTCAGGAAGAAGAAATTGTATGGTGTACCGTCAGTCAGACTATGATCTTAAGAGATTTACGCAAATTTGCCCAACGTTTGCGACAATGGGGAGAGGAGTATCAATGTAGTCAATTACTTGATTATGCTATCCTTCTCAATACACAAATTCAAGAATTAGATGGAGATAATCTGTCTGATACAGTTAATGCGTTTCCTAAAATGTGGCGATCGCTTCCTTAAGAGACCATTTTAATACTCCCCCCTAACCCTCCTTTTTAAGGGGGGAATAAACTCAAAAAACTCGCCATAAAAAAGGAGAAATCAATCAAAAAACCTAAACTTTCCCTAATCAGTGATAATTTAGCAATGAAATCATTTAACCCCGAAGAGTGCCTAATTTTGATTGTGGATGATATTCGCAAAAATCTCCAATTACTAATAGAAATACTAGATAATGTAGGGTATGGAACAACTTTTGCTATCAATGGAATTCAAGCTTTAGAACGGGTAAAAATGACAAAGCCTGATCTAATTCTCTTAGATTTAATGATGCCTGAAATGAACGGTTTAGAAGTCTGTGATAAAATAAAAGCTGATTCGACTTTGGCGAATATTCCCATTATTTTTCTGACAGCAAGTAACGAAAAAGAACACTTGATAGAAGCTTTTGAAAAAGGGGCTGTAGACTATGTTACTAAGCCGTTTCAAGCTTCTGAACTATTGGCGCGGGTAAAAACTCATTTGCAGTTAAAACAAACCCAAGACGAACTACGTCAAGCTTATGCAGAAATGGAAATAATAGCCCATAGCGATCCCTTAACTGGAGTCCTCAACCGAGGGGCAATTTTTAATTTTGCACAACAAGAATTTGAACGGGCCAGACGCTATGATTCTCAATTTGCGGTCTTAATGATTGACTTGGATCATTTTAAGTACGTTAATGATACTTATGGTCATGATATGGGGGACATAATTTTGATCACTACGGTGAAGGTGATGGGCCAATGTCTGAGAACAACGGATTGTTTGGGGCGTTATGGAGGAGAGGAATTTTTGGCTATTTTGCCAGAAACCTCTGTCCCTGGAGCATCTGATGCAGCAGAACGCATTCGTCAAGCGATCGCCGCTCAATCTTTTCCGGTGGAAAACGGCATACTCAAAATAACTACAAGTATCGGGGTGACTATTTATAATTCTGAGGATGTTAAAATCGATGAGGTGATTAAACGGGCTGATTTAGCTGTTTATCAAGCAAAAAACACAGGACGGAATCAAGTTATCACCTTGATGAATACTACTTTTAATCATCATTTATCCTCCTAATTTATATTTACCAATTTCTAATAAATCTCTACTTCCTGTAATACCTTGTCCCATAAATAATAACAAAGCAAAACAATTTAACATTATATGAATGTTGCGCCAACGATTTGATCTATCTTCATAAATGTCTTCAATAATTGCCAGGGAAAATATCATCAGTAAAGCAACTACAATGCCAATATAATAATGGGACATATACCATTCATTTGTTCGTCGATATACTCCATCTTGACAACCTAAAATAACTACACCTGCTCCTGTTAAAGTAGCAAAAATACCTCGCCAATGTTTCTGTCTAGATCGGTGAAGAAATACCAAAGAAACACAAGTCAAGACAAACATTAATAAAATAAAAATTGTTTGTAATAAATTGCTTGACCAAAGCTGTTTGGTGATGATATTTTCTCCAATGGGATGAGCTAGTCCTAACAATGTAACCCCGACTACCCAACTAGATAACCAACGACCAATTGTAACATGATCTCGTCCAACAATGGGGGGAATTTTACTTTTTTCTCCAGTTAATGTTTGTAACCGTCTCTGACGAGTTTGCCAAGCAAAATAACAGACAATACCAATTAAAGGAAAAACAAAAACTATCGCCAGAGTAGGATGAATAATTAGCAAAAAATCTACAGGTTTCATAGGTTATTGATACATTAAGAAGATTTAATGTTGTAAAATCAATGGATACCATTAATAGCAGTCATCAAGGGAGACAGTAAACTCATCCCAATATCAAACAATCTAGCAAACAATTCTTAATTTTAGATGAGAGGAGAGTATGAACGAAATTAAAAAAATTTACGATCAAGATAACATCTTGGTGATTATTCCTGTTCGTAATGAACAAGAATCTATTGTTAATATTATCGCATTTTTACAGAGTTTAGGCTTGAATAAAATTCGGGTGATTGATAATGGTAGTAGGGATCATAGTGGTATTCTAGCGCAAGAAGCTGGAGCAGAGGTAATTTTTGAACCCATACCTGGTTACGGACAAGCTTGTTGGAGGGGTTTACAAGAATTGACCCCTGAAATTGAATGGATTTTGTTTTGTGACGGAGATGGAAGCGATGATTTATCACAATTACCCCTATTTTGGCAGCAAAAAGATAATTATGACTTAATTTTAGGTGATCGTACAGCAACAGTTAGTGGACGCAAAGTAATGACTCCTGTACAACATTTTGGGAACCGTTTAGCTAGTTTTCTCATTGGGTTAGCTTGGGGTTACTCTTATCATGATCTTGGCCCATTACGTTTAATTCGTCGAGATGTTTTAGACAAAATAGAAATGGAAGATCGAGGGTTTGGTTGGACAGTAGAAATGCAAGTAAAAGCAATTGAATGTCAATTAAAAATTTGCGAACTTCCGGTTAATTATTATCCCCGACAAGGAGGAAAATCCAAAATTTCTGGAACAATTTCTGGAAGTATTAAAGCAGGAATAATTATTTTAAGTACCCTAGCTAAATTATATATCAGACGATTGAGTAAAAGGCAGCCAGAAACTGAAAAAAAAAAGAATAAATCAAAAGTTTTAAGTTGGTTAAGTGGACTATTATTATTATTAGGAACTTTTTTAATTATTCCCTATGGAGATTTTAGAGAAATAGAAGCAGTTCCTCATTTTTGGTGGGGAATAAGTGTGATGGGAATAGGATATATATTATCTTGGGGTATTTATTCTATTGGAAGACTTTGGTTCGGGATAGTAACTATTTTAACTCGACTGTTTTTACTGTTTATGTATCCAGGGGATGATATCTGGCGATATCTTTGGGAAGGATATTTACAAACTCAAGGAATTAGTCCCTATAATTTTTCTCCTAATGCGATAGAATTACTCCCTTATCGTACATCCTGGTGGCTTCTAATTAATCATCTGGATGTATCTGCTATTTATCCACCTGTGGCCCAATGGGGATTTAGATTTTTAGCTACTTTTGGGGCTAATGTTATTATCTTTAAATTAGGATTTGTTGGGGCAGATTTGTTAGTTTGTTGGCTATTATATCATCGTTTTGGCAAGATAAAATCTTTAATTTATGCCTGGAACCCTTTAGTTATTTATTCCTTTTCAGGTGGCGGCCATTATGATAGTTGGTTTATTTTACCTTTAGTAGGTAGTTGGTTTATATTTGATAACATTAAATCTCAAGATAATACTCAAATAAGGAAATGGATTTTGAGCAGTTTACTATTAGGAATTAGTATCGGGATAAAATGGATCTCTTTACCCATTTTAGGCTTTTTAGTTTGGCAAGCTTTTCGTCGTATTAATCTTAAATTAGCACTGCTAGTTCTTATTACTGGATTATTCCCTTTAAGCATCAGTGTACTTCCCTTTTGTACCTTTGGTAAATGTCCCTTAATTCCTACCAGTTCAACCTTTGTTTCCCATGGAAGAAGTGCGGAATTATTTCCTTATTTATTAGCTTTGGTTTGGCAAGGTTCACGTCAATCAAATTGGATTTATGCCTTATTTTTAATCGCTGCTATTGCGTTTTCATTAATTAAGTTTAACACTTTTCAATCTTTTAATCAAGGCTATTTCTTCTTTTTATTGACCCTTTCTCCCATTATTCATGCTTGGTATTTTACCTGGATTATTCCTTTTTCTGTAGGGAATCAAAATTTAGGGGTTCGGTTGATTAGTTTATCAGCTTTTGTTTATTTTATCTTACAGTATCGCATGGCACTGGGTGATAGTAGTTGGGTTTTAATAGATAGGGAAAGGTTATTATTATGGTTGCCTTTTTTATTAGGTTATCTCTGGACAATTTGGTATAATATAAATAGAAAAAATATTGCTTAAAGATTCCCTCTAGCTGCTTGTTCAACTTCAATGGCTTCAAATAAAGCCTTAAAATTACCTTGACCGAATCCTGGAGAACCTTCACGTTGAATAATTTCAATAAAAAAGGTAGGACGGGAGGCTAAAGGTTTAGTAAAAATTTGCAGTAAGTATCCTTTTTCATCCTGATCTAAAAGTATTTTTAGTTCTTTAAGACTATTAATATCTTCATTGATTAAATTAGCTTTCTCTGATATTCTATCATAATAAGCATCAGGTATTTCTAAAAATTTAACCCCATTTAATCTTAATTTTTTGACAGTTTTAATAATATCATTTGTTCTCAGGGCAATATGTTGTACTCCTGAACCCATATGAAAGTCAAGATATTCTTGAATTTGGGATTTATATCTTCCTTCTACTGGTTCATTGATGGGAAATTTTATCTGACCATTTTGATTAGTTAATACAGTAGAAGTTAAAGCCGAATATTCTGTGGCAATATCTTCTTGTCTGAATTCTTGATAGGAATAAAATTGAAAAATATTTTCATAGAAATTAGTCCATTTATTTCTATTTCCCAATTCTGTATTAATCACAACATGGTCAATTTCTATTAACCCCACTCCTTCAACTAATTGAGGAGAAGATATAGGATAATATTGAGGTAAAAAACTATTATAATTATGACGTTCAATTAAAGAATGACTTAAATCTCCTTGATAAGCTGCTAAAGTGGCTTTAATGATATATCCTTTTGCTATTTTAGTTAAGGTAGGTTCAAGAATAGATTTAGCCCCTTTATTGACTGCTGTTTGAAAGACATTTTCTACATTATCTACTAATAAAGCAATATCATAAACTCCATCTCCATGTAATTTTATATAATCAGAAATATGCCCCTGGGAAATTAAAGGAGAAGTTAGAATAAAATGTATATTTCCTTGTTCTAATAAATAAGAAGTATATTCTCTTACTCCTGTTTCTAGTCCAGCATAACCGATAACTTTAAAACCAAAAGCTGTTTGGTAAAAATAGGCTGCTTGTTGCGCATTACTGACATAAAATTCTACATAATCAATTTTTTTGATTTGATTAACTTTTTCCTGTTGATTTGGCAATATTTTAGATTCAGTTAGAGTCATTAGTGATTTCCTTATCTAAATTTATTTAAAGATAGCAAAAAATGAGAGTTAAACAGGTTTTAAGTCATGAAAATACTTGACAATAACTTGCATTCAATTAGATTTTGCGGCGTTGCAGCAATCAGAGTATGAAACAGCCATTCTTTGCGTCGATTCTTTGCGTCTTTGCGCGAGATAAAAATCATCCTTTAATTCAGCCACGCCGATTTTTCTTTTCCCATACATCCTAACATATTTTGTTGTTAATTTGTTTTGAATTTTCAATTAAAAATTATTTTTTGTGTAATTTTGATATAGATTAAATGTAAAATCATCCAATTCCCAAGTGCCTAATAATGTTTTACTTTCCTCTAATTTAAACTGTTTTTCTAACATAGCTTTAACTTTCTCTTTTTGTTTTTCTGTTGTCGGTTTACCCCAAACAGGACGTTGACTATCTAACCAAATAATCCGTTCATATTGATTTGTTGTAGATTGTAATGTTTTTTCTAATTTAGATGCAAGTTCGTCAGAATTTTGAGCAAGTAAGCTAACAGGAGAAGTGGAGGGAAGATAATAAGCAAGA carries:
- a CDS encoding DUF3067 family protein; translation: MTGQELHELLLSKWGRSYDIQLRQVKGKVYCQVMWKYLEQASFPLSEQEYYEHLNAIANYLTTWGTIEQVKTYVDMTKERPRLGKVVSIPLDLGERSSEWIINNE
- a CDS encoding molybdenum cofactor guanylyltransferase, which translates into the protein MKTVSKNNLSAIILAGGQSSRMGRDKALIPIQGIPMLKRLAILAQEYTTDVYIITSWPERYQSIIPPDCHLIQEICPSRKTQGPLTAFSQALTHIKTPWIWLLACDLPNLTSPEILPWLTYLETVSEDAIALLPRHPKGWEPLCGFYRYCCLDSLQHFIDTGGRSFQSWLRQQTVAELPMRDRQVLLNCNTPQEWESNFRRLG
- the psbX gene encoding photosystem II reaction center X protein → MTPSLANFLWSLVWGTVIVVIPVVVGLVFISQNDKIKRNF
- a CDS encoding Ycf66 family protein, with product MVNFGLNSASILGIFLAVAGAGLYFLRSVRPELSRDHDIFFAAVGLLCGLILLFQGWRLDPILQFGQFLLTGAAIFFAVETIKLRGATTEQARRNSPIVDNERRVSKTRVYTEAELDQIEPYEEEQEEGYRNNRRLRGYEEPRSPRRSNYSQEEPRTSKTRRPADSYGDTEPPRKRPSRPGSSKPESYDAWEESSDMWEERPKTPRPRRPRPDSQPPETSQRPPRKRPSRPSGDQERYPTRSSQSTPTDYVDYQPIDPPMADQGTIPPSDEDLRGDRPDDNNPNRFDY
- a CDS encoding TolB family protein, which produces MRVGDSRWLRIGIVGTLISLLSACESFNRPQAPAALNSRYNDEQPTLSGDGRWLALVSNRNNNSHILLYDLRGKLFVNLPGLNQSDVIVENPSLSRTGRYLVYISSIQGRPDIALYDRATQRAELLTLGYRSWVRNPQISPDGRYVVFETAKRGQWDIEVLDRGPLIELDIPDGTPVNP
- a CDS encoding TolB family protein → MKRFVLIFLAVLSSFIGGCTGYPRLLNFPLDGGGRSLNSRASELTPQVSSLYIVFVSDRNGSQDVYLFDAQKRVLIDLPGLNSLDEVASHPSISEDGRYIVFASSRQGRSNIYLYDRQTQQKRNLTENLAAEVRNPTINAQGTQIAFEVAKNGQWDILLYDLSGNAIP
- a CDS encoding ATP-binding protein translates to MRNLRYYGSLGLLLIAGLLGNYFKLPLFFNIDFLFGSIATLMVVKGYGIFWGTLAALISSSITYFLWDHPYGIILFTVEAIFVGILLRRYHNLVLLDGIYWLFIGIPLVALFYGQFLSIPLTGTGLIVFKQSVNSIFNALIANLIMTYFPFYKIISYQKFNNYLSFQQTIFNLLLTFVMFPALILTVIQGNQIMDSTENEIKNELQTAIIHLKQDIMQTWYQTHLQGLKSLEPITREFLKDNTVDINNEIKLIQQAFPSFFRVYIANKESIILAAAPPVNEVGKYLIGLKINFDEPSNTQNVKNYLSPKITEIHINESNLSHLDLIIPLLNTKDKQLLGLIHGSVNLKKLSQIININLTKHSIETILLDKNNRIITSNQKQFKNQKIFNWRQNGEIKDYGDEIFQWFNIAPQSPFIKRWRNSFYVKEVSLEPTLPWKLVLRISTLPYLENLEFLYIKNLSIMLIIALLGLFMSVAVSRFVVSPILDLAQVTSNLPQKILDESQTDNFLDTHIQELSLLSNNFELMTIALKRQFREIQKAKQSLEKRVEKRTKELSILNQNLSQEIIEKQQIEQYLRDNETRYDLAISGTNYGIWDWDLATNYVYYSPVWMKILGYETEPLPYLFTTWSEKVHPDDFEGVIKNIQEHLAGKTELYENFHRLKHRDGYYIWVEAKGKCLRNEQGIATRLVGTITDITQKKQAEEDLKAAKEAAEIANITKSEFLANMSHEIRTPMNAILGFSALLQGIITETRPRSYLDSIVSSGKMLLALINDILDLSKLDSEKLKLNYEPIALRQIIEEIQKIFSEEAKQKNITLSVIIENNVPSVILFDELRLRQILFNLVGNALKFTEQGYIKIEINSQLYLPLEDISPEFCTVTIAIEDTGIGIASEQQERIFDVFTQSDGQSTRKYGGTGLGLSITRRLTEILGGQIKLESKLGKGSKFTLIFPQVRIANITEVSLDHKITNIDFNLLHQSKILVVDDILSNRELMQGYFTKTHHQILLAKDGYEAIEQAKKYHPDLIIMDLKMPNLDGIQAIKRLKKDIETQEIPIIMLTACSEETDQPYLTSLCQSFLRKPITTQQLFSELTKILPYDPPQLDIVVQDPEIEESFSELSPTDPELLEKLLQEEEIVWCTVSQTMILRDLRKFAQRLRQWGEEYQCSQLLDYAILLNTQIQELDGDNLSDTVNAFPKMWRSLP